A single region of the Psychrobacter alimentarius genome encodes:
- a CDS encoding ribonuclease HII: MSNEHAVENSATPFDVIIERIDIKGQYIQLADPVHLSGQLNVSELRTQYSINSKEDLAQLALQIGVDEAGRGPLLGSVNVAAAILPSAWSGLIENQPLKDTPLSILTDSKQLSEKKRDVLYPLVQQYAIGYVVADVPAAVIDQINILQATMLGMRLCTELLLKMVAPHLIIDNADGDSQSRAHTYVQVLFDGNRCPDLDEATLDKVGVKKSAIDCQAWVKGDARHTSIAAASILAKVSRDKTMYKLDTRHPEYGIAKHKGYPTKTHMEAIEMHGILPAHRRSFAPVKKMLEN; the protein is encoded by the coding sequence ATGAGTAACGAGCACGCTGTCGAGAATTCTGCCACACCATTTGACGTCATTATTGAACGGATTGATATTAAAGGTCAGTATATCCAGCTGGCTGATCCTGTTCATTTATCCGGTCAACTCAACGTCTCTGAGCTACGTACTCAATATTCGATAAATTCAAAAGAAGATTTGGCACAGTTGGCGCTACAGATTGGCGTTGATGAGGCGGGACGCGGCCCACTCTTGGGCAGTGTCAATGTTGCGGCTGCGATATTACCTAGCGCTTGGTCAGGACTGATTGAGAATCAGCCCCTCAAAGATACGCCATTGTCCATACTGACAGACTCAAAACAATTGAGTGAAAAAAAGCGTGATGTGCTGTATCCATTGGTACAGCAATACGCAATTGGGTATGTGGTTGCAGATGTACCAGCCGCCGTTATCGATCAGATTAATATCTTGCAAGCGACGATGCTTGGCATGCGTCTCTGTACGGAGTTATTATTAAAAATGGTCGCTCCGCACCTTATTATTGACAACGCTGATGGCGATTCGCAGTCAAGGGCTCATACGTACGTACAGGTATTATTCGATGGCAATCGATGTCCTGATTTAGACGAAGCCACACTTGATAAAGTAGGTGTCAAAAAATCCGCTATCGATTGTCAGGCTTGGGTAAAAGGCGATGCGCGTCATACCAGTATTGCTGCCGCCAGTATATTGGCAAAAGTCAGTCGTGACAAAACCATGTATAAGCTTGATACGAGACATCCAGAATACGGCATTGCCAAGCATAAAGGGTATCCAACAAAGACCCATATGGAAGCCATTGAAATGCACGGTATTTTACCGGCGCACAGGCGCAGTTTTGCACCAGTCAAAAAGATGCTTGAAAATTAA
- the pal gene encoding peptidoglycan-associated lipoprotein Pal: MSTSFSKIAVLAVLSSAVALTTGCATKRATSEVVVAPLGIPGGQAGYNGAVIVDNSSAVVTGAENLQAVVYFAFDSSEITSQAANVLNQHASLLSSNPNAGVVIAGHTDERGSREYNIALGERRAQAARNYLAAQGVAVNNVRVISYGEERPAATGTTEEAYAQNRRAELSY; encoded by the coding sequence ATGTCAACCAGTTTTTCTAAGATCGCTGTCCTCGCTGTACTATCAAGTGCTGTTGCATTGACCACAGGTTGTGCTACCAAGCGCGCTACCTCTGAAGTTGTCGTTGCACCACTAGGCATTCCAGGTGGACAAGCAGGATATAACGGTGCTGTAATCGTTGATAATTCTAGTGCAGTGGTTACGGGTGCTGAAAATTTGCAAGCGGTTGTCTATTTTGCTTTTGATAGCAGTGAAATTACTTCACAAGCTGCAAACGTCCTCAATCAGCATGCAAGCTTACTAAGCTCAAACCCGAACGCTGGTGTTGTTATCGCAGGTCATACCGATGAGCGTGGTAGTCGTGAATATAACATCGCATTGGGCGAGCGCCGTGCACAAGCTGCTCGTAACTACCTAGCAGCTCAAGGTGTTGCGGTAAATAACGTCCGCGTTATCAGCTATGGCGAAGAGCGTCCTGCTGCTACTGGTACGACTGAAGAAGCCTACGCGCAAAACCGCCGTGCTGAATTGTCTTATTAA
- a CDS encoding DUF6231 family protein: MTQHSSNHSNITLPLLIDYVDALLPSLTTQVGATSSQPNDNAEVLWVLQDKDAQLAIGTQLNSHVANQSHSSSTADMQKLQISTLSKLFHQPVPERYTLACFWLPTLSSELLQQYIPLLMRYRDLYAAHVLIALDDTVDLKAYGFTPFDVLNEQPLEDKVINKAKSASSDSATLWQFNLYDYKQLPNWLNADYWANPENWGKNRW, translated from the coding sequence ATGACACAACATAGCTCCAATCACTCGAATATTACTCTACCACTTCTCATAGATTATGTTGATGCCTTGCTACCATCACTGACAACACAAGTAGGCGCAACATCTAGTCAACCTAATGATAACGCTGAAGTGCTATGGGTACTACAAGATAAGGACGCGCAATTAGCGATTGGGACGCAGCTAAATAGCCATGTAGCTAATCAAAGCCACAGCTCATCAACAGCAGACATGCAAAAACTACAGATATCCACATTATCAAAGCTTTTTCATCAACCCGTACCAGAGCGTTATACACTCGCCTGCTTTTGGCTACCGACATTATCATCAGAGCTGCTACAACAATATATTCCACTACTCATGCGCTATCGCGACCTTTATGCCGCTCACGTTTTAATCGCTCTAGATGATACTGTAGATCTAAAAGCTTATGGCTTCACACCGTTTGATGTCTTAAATGAGCAGCCTTTAGAAGATAAAGTTATCAATAAGGCAAAATCTGCATCATCAGATTCAGCTACCTTGTGGCAATTTAACTTATATGACTATAAACAATTACCAAATTGGCTCAATGCTGATTATTGGGCCAATCCTGAAAATTGGGGCAAGAACCGTTGGTAA
- a CDS encoding 3-deoxy-7-phosphoheptulonate synthase, with protein MTTSVTHNADIDDVNIEKFIPLITPAELKTELPLSDKAYDTVLKGRNTIQNILDGKDKRLFVVIGPCSIHDIKAAHEYADRLAVLAKEIEDSVFVVMRVYFEKPRTTVGWKGMINDPDMNDSFDIEKGLRTARKLLLDLNEKGLPCATEALDPNTPQYMQDLISWSAIGARTTESQTHREMSSGLSCPVGFKNGTDGGMTVAVNAMQAVKAGHSFLGLSSDGKVCIIKSKGNPYAHVVLRGGNGKPNYDETAVAQVENELAKGKTNGKIMIDSSHANSGKDPYLQPMVIQNVAEQIQNGNKSIIGMMIESHLKGGRQELTADLDALEYGKSITDGCLDWESTVTSLRNLRDMVKDVLPNR; from the coding sequence ATGACAACATCAGTTACCCATAATGCAGATATTGACGACGTGAATATTGAAAAATTTATTCCTTTGATTACTCCCGCTGAACTAAAGACCGAGCTACCTTTATCAGACAAAGCGTATGACACGGTTCTAAAAGGGCGCAACACCATTCAAAACATCTTGGATGGTAAAGATAAGCGCCTATTTGTGGTCATTGGCCCTTGCTCTATCCACGACATCAAAGCTGCTCACGAATATGCCGATCGTTTGGCCGTATTGGCAAAAGAGATCGAAGACAGCGTCTTTGTTGTGATGCGCGTTTATTTTGAAAAACCACGTACCACTGTCGGCTGGAAGGGTATGATCAATGACCCTGATATGAATGACAGCTTTGACATCGAAAAAGGTCTACGTACTGCACGTAAGCTATTGCTTGACTTAAACGAAAAAGGCTTGCCGTGTGCGACCGAAGCCTTAGATCCTAATACCCCGCAGTACATGCAGGATTTAATTAGCTGGTCTGCTATTGGAGCACGTACGACTGAGAGTCAAACGCACCGTGAAATGAGCTCTGGCCTATCTTGCCCTGTCGGCTTCAAAAATGGTACTGACGGCGGTATGACGGTTGCCGTCAACGCCATGCAAGCCGTAAAAGCCGGTCATAGCTTCTTGGGTCTGTCATCTGATGGCAAAGTCTGTATCATCAAATCTAAAGGCAACCCTTACGCCCATGTGGTACTGCGCGGTGGTAACGGCAAGCCTAACTATGATGAAACTGCCGTTGCTCAAGTCGAAAATGAGCTGGCGAAAGGTAAGACGAACGGCAAGATCATGATTGACTCAAGCCATGCCAACTCAGGCAAAGATCCTTACCTACAGCCAATGGTCATCCAAAACGTCGCCGAGCAGATCCAAAACGGCAACAAATCTATTATTGGCATGATGATTGAGAGTCATCTCAAAGGTGGTCGCCAAGAGCTGACTGCTGATTTGGATGCGCTTGAATACGGTAAGTCAATTACTGATGGCTGTCTAGATTGGGAAAGTACGGTCACGTCACTACGTAACTTACGTGACATGGTAAAAGATGTCCTGCCTAACCGTTAA
- a CDS encoding CAP domain-containing protein, whose translation MSHTSHENVATILFLTVLLTACNGGGEDADKTPAPRVIPPIVEPSDISIDQSNNNLDDPAANSIGNNDTNAALIANNAFSLARTSCGLNGLSADMALENIATQHANYIKYVFANSAPTIFNAHYENEIADIANVTNTNNPFFGGLDLGSRLSNADYANARFGAAENIAQSMYYSSAGKLFSSEVMASSMAKSLLAAPYHLRSLMSPSLYLTGTGMVTYKPYNKDATNNQGYILVNKSAATQATKNKTVRGVFTYPCQGVTDTVTALYNENPDPVKHTGRDLQKDPIGQPIYISVPSARTINISNVTFYDVRRNINVPIELLDYRQDPYKDTANALPENEAFILPITDDLKSCEGFNSKSKNCGLYGNSEYRVSFNVLIDSEAIERKSFVFKTGAVNEA comes from the coding sequence ATGTCACACACCTCACATGAAAACGTTGCGACCATCCTGTTTTTAACGGTACTTTTGACGGCTTGTAATGGTGGTGGGGAAGATGCTGATAAGACTCCTGCACCGAGAGTCATTCCACCTATCGTTGAGCCAAGTGATATCTCTATAGACCAATCAAATAATAATCTTGACGATCCGGCTGCCAATTCAATAGGAAACAATGATACCAATGCGGCGCTAATTGCCAACAATGCATTCAGCTTGGCGAGAACCAGTTGTGGTCTGAATGGTTTGTCTGCTGATATGGCCTTAGAAAATATTGCCACTCAGCATGCCAATTATATCAAATACGTTTTTGCCAATAGCGCACCGACCATATTTAATGCGCATTACGAAAATGAGATTGCAGATATTGCAAACGTAACCAATACCAATAATCCGTTTTTTGGCGGGCTAGATCTGGGATCGCGATTATCCAATGCAGACTACGCCAATGCACGCTTTGGTGCCGCCGAAAATATCGCACAATCGATGTATTATAGTTCAGCAGGTAAGCTGTTTAGCTCAGAGGTCATGGCAAGCTCAATGGCCAAGTCATTATTGGCTGCGCCGTATCACTTGCGGTCTCTTATGTCCCCAAGCTTATATTTGACTGGTACAGGTATGGTTACCTATAAGCCATATAATAAAGATGCTACCAATAATCAAGGTTACATATTGGTCAATAAGAGCGCTGCAACGCAAGCGACCAAAAATAAAACCGTCAGAGGCGTGTTTACTTATCCATGTCAAGGTGTCACTGATACCGTGACCGCGCTATATAATGAAAATCCCGACCCCGTCAAGCATACAGGTCGCGACTTACAAAAGGACCCAATTGGGCAGCCCATATATATCAGTGTGCCGTCAGCGCGCACGATTAACATCAGCAATGTGACATTCTATGATGTTCGGCGCAATATCAATGTACCGATTGAATTGCTAGATTATCGTCAAGATCCTTACAAAGATACAGCCAATGCACTGCCAGAAAATGAAGCGTTTATCTTACCTATTACCGACGATTTAAAAAGCTGCGAGGGTTTTAATAGTAAAAGTAAAAATTGCGGTTTGTATGGCAATAGTGAATATCGCGTGAGCTTTAATGTGTTGATAGATAGTGAAGCGATAGAACGTAAGAGCTTTGTTTTTAAGACGGGTGCCGTGAATGAAGCATAG
- the pepN gene encoding aminopeptidase N, with amino-acid sequence MSIAETDAQIINPNMPDVPPTAPSKINLKDYKKTSFDVETVNLDIKLFEEYAQVNSTLEMLRQTEGDLVLFGEELELLTIQMNGHQLDKEDYQQEAGTLTIANAPDEVTLDIQVRICPQTNTALEGLYMAGSGDDTMFVTQCEPEGFRKITFYPDRPDVLAIFTTRLEADKRYATLLANGNLVEAGDVVDEPNRHYAIWHDPTNKPSYLFACVVADLDVLTDSYTTSEGREVTLELYAKSADIDKCDVGMQALKDAMEWDEVNYGRAYDLDRYMIVAVSQFNMGAMENKGLNIFNTACVLSSPETTTDARSFSVKAIIAHEYFHNWTGNRITCRDWFQLCLKEGFTVYRDQSFSADQQSSAVQRIDDVATLRAHQFSEDAGPLAHPVRPESFVEINNFYTTTVYEKGAEIVRMIANTLGLDDFRKGTDEYFRRYDGQAVTVEDFLSALSITDNKIENFIDWYRQPGTPVVSGHQSYDSTAQTLTITLSQQTRHVSGFDAPKPLPIPVATALFDKNSGGIVAERMLLLDQATQTFVFENITSEPVVSLLRDFSAPVQLNYDYQDEDLAFLLKYETNGFNRWQVTQMLVNRILLQGQSSKSSPDIYLQALSQALPVLASDDAMLAARLLDIPSAQELASAIQKDYDPELVKMQRESLYQQVADTFKDQWSELYKQLPIDAYEDSAEARGKRALRNVILDMALTADVNDAAEWAEQQYNHASCMTERFGALKAMVNHQVANADNYLQDFYQRFQADDLVIDLWFSVQASANNVSVDVIESLLMHEDFDWNTPNRVRSVVGAFSAQPTVLWTQDGLDMYTGVIKKLDDANPVLASRLLQVLARWNTLVEPRRQMAHDSLLDLQKNVTSKHVMESLDSVLNAANS; translated from the coding sequence ATGTCTATTGCTGAAACTGATGCTCAAATCATCAATCCAAATATGCCTGATGTGCCGCCAACTGCTCCAAGCAAAATCAATTTAAAAGATTACAAAAAAACAAGCTTTGATGTAGAAACCGTCAATTTGGATATCAAATTGTTTGAGGAGTATGCGCAGGTAAATAGTACTTTGGAAATGTTGCGTCAAACCGAAGGTGATCTGGTGTTATTTGGTGAAGAGCTTGAGTTACTAACGATTCAGATGAATGGTCACCAATTGGATAAAGAAGACTATCAGCAAGAAGCAGGGACGTTAACCATTGCTAATGCGCCTGATGAAGTGACATTGGATATTCAAGTACGCATCTGCCCACAAACCAATACAGCGCTTGAAGGACTGTATATGGCGGGCAGTGGTGACGATACTATGTTTGTCACTCAGTGTGAGCCTGAAGGCTTTCGCAAGATAACTTTTTATCCAGACCGTCCTGATGTGTTGGCCATATTTACAACGCGTCTTGAAGCAGACAAGCGCTACGCCACGTTACTGGCCAATGGCAATCTGGTCGAGGCAGGTGACGTGGTAGACGAGCCAAACCGTCATTACGCGATTTGGCATGATCCAACCAATAAACCAAGTTATTTGTTTGCCTGTGTGGTGGCTGATTTGGACGTGCTGACAGATTCTTACACCACAAGCGAAGGCCGTGAAGTCACGCTTGAGCTCTATGCAAAATCTGCTGATATTGATAAATGTGATGTCGGTATGCAGGCGCTAAAAGACGCTATGGAGTGGGATGAGGTCAATTATGGCCGAGCCTATGATTTGGATCGTTATATGATCGTCGCGGTTAGTCAGTTCAACATGGGTGCGATGGAAAACAAAGGTCTTAATATTTTCAACACCGCTTGCGTATTGTCTAGCCCTGAGACCACAACCGATGCGCGTAGCTTTAGCGTCAAAGCCATTATTGCTCATGAATATTTTCATAACTGGACTGGTAATCGCATCACTTGCCGCGATTGGTTCCAATTATGTCTAAAAGAAGGGTTTACGGTCTACCGTGATCAATCTTTTTCAGCGGACCAGCAATCAAGCGCCGTCCAGCGGATTGATGATGTTGCTACTTTGCGTGCGCACCAGTTTAGCGAAGACGCAGGGCCACTGGCGCATCCTGTGCGTCCTGAAAGCTTCGTTGAGATCAATAACTTTTATACCACGACTGTCTATGAGAAAGGCGCAGAAATTGTGCGCATGATTGCCAATACATTGGGGCTAGATGACTTTCGTAAAGGCACAGATGAGTACTTCCGCCGCTATGATGGGCAGGCGGTGACGGTTGAGGACTTTTTGTCAGCGCTGAGTATCACTGACAATAAAATTGAAAACTTCATCGATTGGTATCGTCAGCCGGGCACGCCAGTTGTTTCGGGTCACCAAAGTTATGATAGTACCGCACAGACACTCACCATTACGTTGAGTCAGCAGACTCGTCACGTCAGTGGCTTTGATGCACCAAAACCTCTGCCGATTCCAGTAGCGACGGCGCTGTTTGATAAAAACTCTGGCGGCATCGTCGCTGAGCGTATGCTGCTACTTGATCAAGCCACACAAACCTTTGTGTTTGAAAATATCACTAGCGAACCTGTGGTGTCGTTATTGCGTGATTTTAGTGCGCCTGTACAGCTCAATTATGATTATCAAGATGAAGACTTGGCATTTTTGCTCAAATATGAGACCAATGGGTTTAATCGCTGGCAAGTGACTCAAATGCTCGTCAATCGTATTTTACTGCAAGGACAAAGCTCAAAAAGCAGCCCTGATATATATTTGCAAGCATTGTCACAGGCATTGCCAGTACTAGCGTCTGACGATGCGATGTTGGCTGCGCGTTTGCTTGATATCCCATCAGCACAAGAACTGGCTTCAGCAATTCAAAAAGATTACGATCCAGAGTTGGTGAAAATGCAGCGTGAAAGCTTGTATCAACAAGTGGCAGATACGTTTAAAGACCAATGGTCAGAGCTCTACAAACAGCTACCTATAGATGCTTATGAAGACAGTGCTGAAGCTCGTGGCAAACGGGCTTTGCGTAACGTGATACTCGACATGGCTTTGACTGCTGATGTCAACGATGCTGCAGAGTGGGCTGAGCAACAATACAATCATGCCAGCTGTATGACAGAACGCTTTGGCGCTCTAAAAGCCATGGTCAATCATCAAGTGGCGAACGCTGACAATTATTTGCAAGATTTTTATCAGCGCTTTCAAGCAGATGATTTGGTCATCGATCTATGGTTCAGTGTGCAAGCGTCTGCCAATAATGTGAGCGTCGATGTAATTGAGTCATTGCTTATGCACGAAGACTTCGATTGGAATACACCCAATCGTGTACGCTCAGTGGTGGGGGCATTTAGCGCTCAGCCTACGGTATTGTGGACGCAAGATGGTCTTGATATGTATACGGGTGTGATTAAAAAGCTGGATGATGCCAATCCTGTATTGGCATCACGCTTGTTACAAGTGTTAGCCCGCTGGAATACATTGGTTGAGCCACGTCGTCAAATGGCTCATGATAGCTTATTGGACTTACAAAAGAATGTGACGTCGAAGCATGTGATGGAAAGTTTAGACAGTGTGTTAAATGCTGCAAACAGCTAA
- the lpxB gene encoding lipid-A-disaccharide synthase, translating into MTDFAMPNTYTDLTNSTTIDSQVAELKKAPLIIGIVAGEVSGDSLGADFMQQMNNLRDDIVWVGVGGSKMQAQGLQSIFPLERLAVMGLVEVMAQLPDLLKARRELLTAFQAADIDWFIGIDAPDFNLRVAKKLKPKGIFCVQYVSPSIWAWRESRIHNIKAATDLVLCLFPFELPVYDRHNHPAICVGHPLLRTMDRTLLETPINQRRSELVWHNDGLQQFFIERFDDVSQLICVMPGSRRSEITAILPLMLDGIQKLLLLDPKLCFIIPTVDQNHQYIVQDVIDQRSEQLRSAIVVVYDDSQPTFSQQAMAASDIVMLASGTATLEAMLLERPMVVVYQLNQMTYQIAKRLVKVPYVALPNILAGTAIVPELIQEQASGDNICRTVMRLLQPRAYAEQSSDLLATKQALEQQSNHEPANSVIEQWFIKNNQKP; encoded by the coding sequence ATGACAGATTTTGCGATGCCTAATACCTACACTGATCTAACAAATTCGACAACAATAGATTCTCAGGTAGCTGAATTAAAAAAAGCGCCACTCATCATAGGTATCGTGGCAGGGGAGGTATCAGGCGATAGCTTAGGCGCAGACTTTATGCAGCAAATGAACAATTTGCGTGATGATATTGTCTGGGTAGGCGTTGGTGGTAGTAAGATGCAAGCGCAGGGACTACAAAGTATTTTTCCATTGGAACGTCTGGCGGTGATGGGACTGGTGGAAGTCATGGCACAGTTGCCTGATTTGCTAAAAGCCCGCCGTGAGCTGCTGACCGCGTTTCAGGCGGCTGATATTGATTGGTTTATCGGTATTGATGCGCCAGACTTTAATCTTAGGGTCGCTAAAAAATTAAAGCCCAAAGGTATATTTTGTGTGCAGTATGTGAGCCCCTCTATTTGGGCATGGCGTGAGTCGCGTATTCATAACATCAAAGCAGCGACTGACTTGGTGCTGTGTTTGTTCCCCTTTGAGCTACCCGTCTATGATCGTCATAACCATCCAGCCATCTGTGTTGGTCATCCTCTGCTTCGTACCATGGATCGAACGTTGTTAGAGACGCCGATCAATCAGCGGCGTAGCGAGCTGGTTTGGCACAATGATGGTTTGCAGCAGTTTTTTATTGAGCGCTTTGATGATGTTAGTCAGCTTATTTGTGTGATGCCGGGTTCTAGACGTAGTGAAATTACCGCTATTTTGCCCTTGATGCTGGATGGTATTCAAAAGCTTTTATTGTTAGATCCTAAGCTGTGTTTTATTATTCCAACTGTCGATCAAAACCATCAATATATCGTACAAGATGTCATTGATCAGCGATCAGAGCAGCTGCGTTCTGCTATTGTGGTGGTGTATGATGACAGCCAGCCGACCTTTAGTCAGCAGGCAATGGCAGCGTCTGATATCGTTATGCTGGCCTCTGGAACGGCGACATTGGAGGCGATGCTGCTTGAGCGTCCTATGGTCGTGGTTTATCAATTAAATCAGATGACTTATCAAATTGCCAAGCGTTTGGTCAAAGTGCCTTATGTCGCATTGCCCAATATTTTGGCAGGTACAGCGATCGTTCCTGAGCTTATCCAAGAGCAGGCAAGTGGTGATAATATTTGCCGTACAGTCATGCGTCTTCTACAACCTCGCGCGTATGCTGAACAATCAAGCGATCTTTTAGCCACCAAGCAAGCGCTAGAGCAGCAAAGCAATCATGAGCCTGCCAATAGTGTGATTGAGCAATGGTTTATCAAAAATAACCAAAAACCCTGA
- a CDS encoding 4'-phosphopantetheinyl transferase family protein, whose protein sequence is MSLTQLHYTQLDATTWCATAQVSETLKVQQEEKIWQTAAFTSHIARYGFTEVNWQYHSATLTLPVRELAHKQRQLQRQGVRLLLKKLLNELNISDSLDESGFPYRLSNNGYYVCFSHTSSANKNNVSERSALTLNETLKSHVAVIVSRHRPVGIDVESHHVKWRVAQRFYSTDELTALESLPISQRDNLAKLLWQIKESFIKIHQYTLAQGLGMDYAALIPDLMCCLEGESTIQVVQCDLPHYRIAILTNQQTVVIF, encoded by the coding sequence TTGAGTCTGACCCAGCTGCATTATACTCAGCTTGACGCCACAACATGGTGTGCTACTGCGCAAGTAAGCGAAACCTTGAAAGTGCAGCAAGAAGAAAAAATATGGCAAACAGCTGCTTTTACATCTCATATAGCTCGCTATGGCTTTACAGAAGTAAATTGGCAGTATCACTCTGCAACCCTGACTCTACCAGTACGGGAACTGGCTCACAAGCAGCGCCAACTACAGCGGCAGGGCGTTCGATTATTATTGAAAAAATTACTCAATGAACTCAACATAAGCGATTCTTTAGACGAATCAGGTTTTCCTTATCGCCTCAGTAATAATGGCTATTATGTATGCTTTAGTCATACAAGCAGCGCTAACAAAAATAACGTTAGTGAACGCTCTGCTCTAACACTCAATGAGACGCTAAAAAGCCACGTTGCCGTCATTGTCAGTCGTCACCGTCCTGTAGGTATTGATGTAGAAAGTCATCATGTGAAATGGCGAGTCGCACAGCGTTTTTATTCAACCGATGAGCTTACAGCCTTAGAGTCACTGCCTATTAGTCAACGTGATAATCTTGCTAAATTATTATGGCAAATAAAAGAAAGCTTTATCAAGATTCATCAATATACCTTAGCGCAAGGATTGGGTATGGATTATGCTGCTCTCATTCCTGATTTGATGTGTTGCCTAGAAGGCGAATCCACTATCCAAGTCGTTCAATGTGATTTACCTCATTACCGTATTGCCATTTTAACTAATCAACAAACAGTCGTTATATTCTAA